From Symphalangus syndactylus isolate Jambi chromosome X, NHGRI_mSymSyn1-v2.1_pri, whole genome shotgun sequence, the proteins below share one genomic window:
- the LOC129476184 gene encoding histone H2B type W-T, translating to MLRTQASPLPQSTTAIVWSCQLMAAVSAMAGPSSEMTSEEQLITQEPKEAPDSTTAQKQRKQGRRGPRKCHANCRGDSFATYFHRVLKQVHQGLSLSREAVSVMDSLVHDILGRIATEAGHLARSTKRQTITTWEIRTTVRLLLPGEMGKLAESKGTKAVLSYTRSKTSLYAVQEQKK from the exons ATGCTGCGTACCCAAGCGTCCCCGCTTCCCCAGTCCACAACTGCCATTGTCTGGTCGTGTCAGCTAATGGCTGCTGTCTCCGCCATGGCTGGACCTTCCTCTGAGATGACCTCTGAGGAACAGCTGATCACCCAGGAGCCCAAAGAGGCTCCTGACTCCACGACTGCCCAGAAGCAGAGGAAGCAAGGGCGCCGTGGGCCCCGCAAGTGCCACGCCAACTGCCGCGGGGACAGCTTCGCCACCTATTTCCACCGGGTGCTGAAGCAGGTTCACCAGGGCCTCAGCCTTTCCCGGGAGGCCGTGAGTGTCATGGATTCCTTGGTTCATGACATATTGGGCCGCATCGCCACTGAGGCTGGTCACCTGGCCCGCTCCACCAAGCGCCAGACCATCACCACCTGGGAGATCCGGACCACTGTGCGCCTGCTGCTGCCGGGGGAGATGGGCAAGCTCGCTGAGTCCAAAGGCACGAAGGCTGTCCTCAGTTACACCAGGAGCAA AACTTCACTATATGCcgtacaggaacagaaaaaatga